In uncultured Fibrobacter sp., a single window of DNA contains:
- a CDS encoding diacylglycerol kinase family protein, which translates to MYKFVFLINPISGGGQGKVIHQFLPEIMASLNYTDDQWKAEFTNIDGLEKQISDALANTEKLVAVGGDGTVSSVLSVMVSSEYAKSVKIGLIPLGTGNDLARVLNLYKPYVDKGLLFLVRRLLQAKARPFDIWKVNDKIAFANYFSGGIDARIAHDFNHARASGEFNSNSVVVNKLHYVKSFFADRSYHLKKGKLSFVDAEGKSWQKLLDGHRTVIVGNIPSFASGANPFYKSDMADRLLEIVCVPNMFMFLLAIAVGTVPVVGNFVKKHFLKTHKARSIELEFAEDEFLQLDGEDLSGKLGGHVKIDFACQVQIMALGD; encoded by the coding sequence GTGTATAAGTTTGTTTTTCTCATTAACCCGATTAGTGGCGGTGGCCAGGGCAAGGTGATTCACCAGTTCTTGCCTGAAATTATGGCATCCTTGAATTACACGGATGACCAGTGGAAGGCTGAATTCACGAATATCGATGGTCTAGAAAAACAGATTAGCGATGCTCTTGCCAACACCGAAAAACTGGTGGCAGTCGGTGGCGACGGTACGGTGTCTTCTGTCCTTTCGGTGATGGTGTCTTCGGAATATGCAAAGTCCGTCAAAATCGGACTGATTCCGCTGGGTACAGGTAACGACCTTGCCCGTGTGCTGAACCTTTACAAGCCTTACGTAGACAAGGGCCTTTTGTTCCTGGTGCGTAGGCTCTTGCAGGCAAAGGCGCGTCCTTTCGATATTTGGAAGGTGAATGACAAGATTGCCTTTGCGAACTATTTTTCGGGTGGAATCGATGCCCGTATCGCTCACGACTTTAATCACGCTCGTGCTTCGGGTGAATTCAATTCGAATTCCGTTGTCGTGAACAAGCTGCATTACGTCAAGAGTTTCTTTGCTGATCGTTCGTATCACCTGAAAAAAGGAAAACTTTCCTTTGTTGATGCCGAGGGCAAAAGTTGGCAAAAGCTCTTGGATGGGCACCGCACGGTGATTGTCGGAAATATTCCGAGCTTCGCGAGCGGCGCAAACCCCTTCTATAAATCCGACATGGCAGACCGCTTGCTCGAAATTGTTTGTGTGCCGAACATGTTCATGTTCCTTTTGGCAATTGCCGTGGGAACGGTGCCTGTTGTGGGCAATTTCGTCAAGAAGCATTTCCTCAAAACGCATAAGGCGCGTTCGATTGAACTTGAATTCGCCGAAGATGAATTCTTGCAACTCGATGGCGAAGACTTAAGCGGAAAGTTGGGCGGACATGTGAAGATTGATTTCGCTTGTCAGGTGCAGATTATGGCGCTGGGGGATTGA
- a CDS encoding gamma carbonic anhydrase family protein has translation MASLIEYKGKRPVLGERVFIADGAKVIGDVEIGDDSSVFYNAVIRADLAEIRIGKRTNIQDNVTIHLSTGVGVHVGDNVTVGHNAILHACDVDDNVLVGMGAILMDGVHIKSNSVVAAGAVVTQDKEFPEGSLIVGTPAHVVRELTEDEIRKFHENAEHYLIVKDELMKNV, from the coding sequence ATGGCTTCTTTAATCGAATACAAGGGCAAACGCCCGGTCCTGGGGGAACGCGTTTTTATTGCAGATGGCGCGAAGGTCATTGGTGATGTAGAAATCGGCGACGATTCCTCGGTGTTCTACAATGCGGTTATACGAGCAGACCTAGCCGAAATTCGAATCGGCAAGCGCACCAATATTCAGGACAATGTGACGATCCACCTCTCTACGGGGGTGGGCGTACATGTGGGTGACAACGTGACGGTCGGTCACAATGCGATTTTACATGCCTGCGATGTCGATGACAATGTGCTGGTGGGCATGGGCGCTATTCTTATGGATGGTGTGCATATCAAGTCTAACAGCGTGGTGGCTGCCGGTGCCGTAGTGACGCAAGACAAGGAATTTCCCGAAGGAAGTCTGATTGTGGGCACTCCAGCCCATGTGGTGCGAGAACTTACCGAAGACGAAATCCGCAAGTTCCACGAAAACGCGGAACACTATTTGATTGTAAAAGATGAACTGATGAAAAACGTCTGA
- a CDS encoding IMP cyclohydrolase codes for MSEELVLKFVDPKPMRYGENSHQSAVFYRDPTCTEASLATAKQLWGKELSYNNIVDADAALEMAREFSEGNAVVIVKHMNPCGLATGESLREAMEAAWAGDPVSAFGSVIAVTRKVDLKTAEFLKGRFVEILLAPAFDDDALEFLKNKSKDIRLLEVGEIKKATHCKVYKHVIGGMLVQDRDVDTYEKFECVTKAQFPKNKEDLARFTWLVTKHTKSNAIVMGYEYKPGYFQVMGLGPGQPNRIDSNLRLCQPRVRDNVARMEEAKAFFDENGKCINEAGLKALEKKVFGEVVMGSDAFFPFPDNVEAAHDAGVRYIVQPGGSKKDDLSIEKCDEFGIAMVFTGMRHFRH; via the coding sequence ATGTCCGAAGAACTCGTTTTGAAATTCGTTGACCCGAAGCCGATGCGCTACGGTGAAAATTCCCACCAGTCCGCCGTTTTCTACCGCGACCCGACCTGCACCGAAGCAAGCCTCGCTACTGCAAAGCAGCTCTGGGGTAAGGAACTTTCTTACAACAACATCGTAGACGCTGACGCCGCTCTGGAAATGGCGCGCGAATTTAGCGAAGGCAATGCCGTCGTAATCGTGAAGCACATGAACCCGTGCGGACTTGCTACCGGCGAAAGCCTCCGTGAAGCCATGGAAGCCGCTTGGGCAGGTGACCCGGTGTCGGCCTTCGGTTCCGTGATCGCCGTGACCCGCAAGGTGGACCTCAAGACCGCCGAATTCCTGAAGGGCCGTTTTGTGGAAATCTTGCTCGCTCCGGCATTCGACGACGACGCTCTCGAATTCCTGAAGAACAAGTCCAAGGACATTCGCCTCCTCGAAGTGGGCGAAATCAAGAAGGCAACGCACTGCAAGGTGTACAAGCACGTGATTGGCGGCATGCTCGTTCAGGACCGCGACGTGGACACCTACGAAAAGTTTGAATGTGTAACCAAGGCCCAGTTCCCGAAGAACAAGGAAGACCTCGCCCGCTTTACTTGGCTCGTCACCAAGCATACCAAGTCCAACGCCATCGTGATGGGCTACGAATACAAGCCCGGTTACTTCCAGGTGATGGGTCTTGGCCCCGGCCAGCCGAACCGCATTGACTCCAACCTCCGTCTTTGCCAGCCGCGCGTTCGCGACAACGTCGCCCGCATGGAAGAGGCCAAGGCATTCTTTGACGAAAACGGCAAGTGCATTAACGAAGCCGGCCTCAAGGCCCTCGAAAAGAAGGTCTTCGGCGAAGTCGTGATGGGTTCCGACGCCTTCTTCCCGTTCCCGGACAACGTCGAAGCCGCCCATGATGCTGGCGTGCGCTATATCGTGCAGCCGGGTGGTTCCAAGAAGGACGACCTCTCTATCGAGAAGTGCGACGAATTCGGCATCGCCATGGTGTTCACCGGCATGAGGCACTTCCGCCACTAA
- a CDS encoding cellulase family glycosylhydrolase: MKKNSVEKHVANLLKASVAIAICVFFAACGGDSSSNSGTGSESAVSSETESSSSSSEESLSSVGFTSSSSSSIDTSYIPVAVDYTLGRTMNKKLGRGINLGNSWDSDGDDDSGWSNPIRDEYFAIIKEAGFNSVRIPVRWQNNSDYSTHTVDPNRLNGVLEDVRLAIANDLAVVINFHHYVELNCAGGSQGSNGNCTYNEADYLAEKEHFIGLWSQVATALSEFPDDMVVLEILNEPTIPDAELFNQLMNDAYQTIRTSAPGKTIMFESYHAADFLSLKKLTLPQDGNIIYSAHYYEPYDYTHQGHYYNCKGDTLYANTADVDFGTYVDLAQRLYPDINGVDHVPLNVGEFGVSGGSAFSPCDEKSPSDSLKALWAQQTSQAAIANGMSFHYWAFGYVGGFNAYDIANKTWYPGFPDALLE; this comes from the coding sequence ATGAAAAAAAATTCTGTAGAAAAACACGTCGCTAATTTGCTGAAAGCAAGTGTGGCAATCGCTATATGCGTGTTTTTTGCCGCTTGTGGCGGTGATTCCAGTAGCAATTCTGGAACGGGTTCGGAATCAGCCGTTTCTTCGGAAACAGAATCTTCGTCGTCATCAAGTGAGGAATCACTGTCAAGTGTTGGATTCACATCTAGTTCGTCATCATCAATTGATACTTCCTATATTCCTGTAGCAGTGGACTATACCCTTGGTAGGACGATGAACAAGAAATTGGGCAGGGGAATAAACTTGGGGAATTCCTGGGATTCTGATGGTGATGATGATAGTGGCTGGAGTAACCCCATACGTGATGAATATTTTGCAATTATCAAGGAGGCTGGATTCAATTCCGTTCGTATTCCTGTCCGCTGGCAAAATAACTCTGACTATTCCACACACACCGTTGACCCGAACCGATTAAATGGAGTTCTAGAAGATGTACGGCTTGCCATAGCAAATGATCTTGCCGTGGTGATAAACTTTCACCATTATGTTGAATTGAATTGTGCGGGTGGTAGCCAAGGTTCAAATGGAAATTGCACCTATAATGAAGCAGATTATTTAGCTGAAAAGGAACACTTTATCGGCTTATGGAGTCAGGTCGCTACAGCATTGAGCGAATTCCCTGACGATATGGTTGTTTTGGAAATTTTGAATGAACCGACTATTCCTGATGCAGAGCTCTTCAATCAACTGATGAATGATGCCTACCAAACCATTCGAACTTCAGCCCCTGGCAAGACCATTATGTTTGAATCTTATCATGCCGCAGATTTTTTATCCCTGAAGAAATTGACGCTCCCTCAAGACGGAAACATCATTTACAGTGCTCATTATTACGAGCCTTATGATTATACCCATCAAGGACACTATTATAATTGCAAAGGTGACACTTTGTATGCCAATACCGCTGATGTTGATTTTGGAACATATGTAGATTTAGCCCAACGACTTTATCCCGACATAAATGGTGTGGATCATGTTCCTTTAAATGTTGGTGAATTTGGTGTTTCTGGGGGCTCCGCTTTTTCCCCATGTGACGAAAAATCTCCTAGTGACAGTTTGAAAGCACTATGGGCTCAGCAAACATCACAAGCTGCAATTGCTAATGGAATGTCTTTTCATTACTGGGCATTTGGCTATGTTGGTGGATTTAATGCCTATGATATCGCAAATAAAACTTGGTATCCAGGTTTTCCCGATGCGTTGTTAGAATAA
- a CDS encoding UDP-3-O-(3-hydroxymyristoyl)glucosamine N-acyltransferase: MFSVSASEIIDYLQNECHIECRTLRKSPDDAPLTGFAALTQARESDVSFWVGRVESVTHANGPSNNELSRVAAGLLFVPETVQSNVSENDDKSKAIDATIDVALLNQFPQVKNIVAVAEPYHAMVKFLEHFEGDGFRENMETGVHFDAGIGFGENGPWIHPTAVVEGFVDEDCFIGPGCVVMRGASVARGCRLESNVTIYPNVIVGEGCIFQAGVVVGSRGFGFYEHECERRMVPHFAGVRIGNRCSFGANTVVAAGFISPTTIGDNCHLDSMVQIAHNCVLGNNIFMASQTALGGTTILEDGVQFAGGAKAAGHLTVGKNAIVTAKAGVTKSVPAGKTVAGFPAIDIDIWRRQMVELRVMAKKKLK; this comes from the coding sequence ATGTTCTCGGTCAGCGCTTCGGAAATAATCGATTACCTGCAAAATGAATGTCACATAGAATGTCGAACTCTGCGAAAGTCGCCGGATGATGCCCCGTTGACAGGTTTTGCGGCTCTCACGCAGGCCCGTGAAAGTGATGTCAGTTTCTGGGTCGGTCGAGTCGAAAGTGTAACCCATGCGAACGGACCTTCGAATAATGAGTTGAGCCGTGTGGCTGCGGGCCTTCTGTTTGTTCCGGAAACGGTACAGTCGAATGTGTCGGAAAATGACGATAAATCGAAAGCGATTGATGCGACAATAGACGTCGCGTTATTGAATCAGTTTCCGCAAGTCAAAAATATTGTTGCCGTGGCTGAACCCTATCACGCGATGGTGAAGTTCCTGGAACATTTTGAAGGTGACGGTTTCCGCGAAAATATGGAAACCGGAGTGCATTTTGATGCCGGCATTGGTTTCGGCGAAAATGGTCCCTGGATTCACCCCACGGCAGTCGTCGAGGGCTTTGTCGACGAAGATTGCTTTATTGGCCCCGGTTGCGTCGTGATGCGTGGCGCAAGCGTCGCGCGAGGCTGCCGACTGGAATCGAACGTGACGATTTACCCGAATGTAATCGTGGGCGAGGGCTGCATTTTTCAGGCGGGCGTTGTCGTCGGTAGTCGCGGATTTGGATTTTACGAACATGAATGCGAACGCCGAATGGTGCCGCATTTTGCGGGAGTCCGCATCGGAAACCGCTGCAGTTTTGGCGCAAATACGGTCGTCGCGGCAGGCTTCATTTCTCCGACAACCATCGGCGATAATTGTCACCTGGATTCCATGGTGCAAATTGCGCACAACTGCGTTCTCGGAAACAACATTTTCATGGCCTCGCAAACGGCTCTCGGCGGCACAACGATTCTCGAAGACGGCGTACAATTCGCTGGCGGCGCAAAGGCTGCTGGGCACCTAACCGTCGGCAAAAATGCGATTGTAACCGCTAAAGCAGGCGTGACCAAGAGTGTACCCGCAGGCAAGACCGTTGCAGGATTCCCCGCGATTGACATTGACATCTGGCGTCGTCAAATGGTTGAACTCCGCGTCATGGCGAAGAAAAAATTGAAGTAG
- a CDS encoding 3-hydroxyacyl-ACP dehydratase FabZ family protein has product MSMLESLPKSNVAGILYDAEVVHGVLPQKAPFAFVDEILSLDAENMEIVAKWHLTGEEGFLKGHFPGNPVLPGVIQIESMAQAATLLTMIGREAETTGKRPAFMGVENCRFRAPVIPKAEIVLKAKLIMARHGIYKYSGELLTVDAEGKETLCTKADFSAAMV; this is encoded by the coding sequence ATGTCCATGCTGGAATCTTTACCCAAGTCTAATGTCGCCGGAATCCTCTACGATGCCGAAGTCGTTCACGGCGTTCTTCCGCAAAAGGCCCCGTTCGCCTTTGTCGATGAAATCTTGAGCCTCGACGCCGAAAACATGGAAATCGTTGCCAAGTGGCACTTGACCGGCGAAGAAGGATTCCTCAAGGGACATTTCCCGGGCAATCCTGTGCTCCCCGGCGTGATTCAGATTGAATCCATGGCCCAGGCCGCCACGCTTCTCACCATGATCGGTCGTGAAGCCGAAACTACGGGCAAGCGCCCTGCTTTCATGGGTGTCGAAAACTGCCGTTTCCGCGCTCCGGTGATTCCGAAGGCCGAAATCGTTCTGAAGGCCAAACTCATCATGGCTCGCCACGGCATTTACAAGTACAGCGGCGAACTCCTGACTGTCGACGCCGAAGGCAAGGAAACGCTCTGCACCAAGGCTGACTTCAGCGCCGCCATGGTCTAA
- a CDS encoding UDP-3-O-acyl-N-acetylglucosamine deacetylase codes for MIFKSRSLSFDEVSLSVEPLEKDPQKVPFVAWFVGEKLFYRSDAYHCFEELEFFAKRTAGYRLNESAAGSAAGEASLQLLSPEHLAPVFLMWPHRRFNVRLSDATKPEVPMMDGSAIPFFCEMRKFCGAPEELVFYDAPVHAEWDLPLQGARSLSLVGEHGRTMPKGVDAAVYGHVRITPAETFEVEYVLDRNAARDGYDLKSAASVSIYSPENLYQIFMARTFIHQVELERARAAGLLAGVDESCGLLLDDSLCVEKLCECRKNTPSTSPKFRIANEPAMHKILDLIGDLSFICPALPRVRIEITNGGHVSHRQIMEKIIPYVHAGIFTQV; via the coding sequence TTGATTTTTAAATCGCGTAGTTTAAGTTTTGATGAAGTTTCGCTTTCTGTCGAGCCGCTGGAAAAGGACCCGCAGAAGGTTCCTTTCGTGGCGTGGTTCGTGGGTGAAAAGCTTTTTTACCGCAGCGATGCGTATCATTGTTTTGAAGAACTTGAATTTTTTGCGAAGCGAACTGCCGGCTATAGGTTGAATGAGTCTGCGGCTGGTTCTGCGGCGGGGGAGGCTTCGCTGCAGTTGCTTTCGCCGGAGCACTTGGCTCCCGTGTTCCTGATGTGGCCGCACCGTCGCTTTAACGTGCGACTTTCCGATGCGACTAAGCCTGAAGTCCCGATGATGGACGGTTCTGCAATTCCGTTCTTTTGCGAAATGCGTAAATTCTGCGGAGCGCCCGAAGAACTCGTCTTTTACGATGCTCCCGTGCATGCCGAGTGGGACTTGCCGTTGCAAGGTGCTAGGTCCCTGAGCTTGGTTGGTGAGCACGGTCGAACCATGCCGAAGGGCGTCGATGCTGCTGTTTACGGTCATGTCCGCATTACGCCAGCCGAAACCTTCGAAGTTGAATATGTGCTGGACCGCAATGCCGCCCGTGACGGTTACGACCTTAAGTCGGCGGCGTCCGTCTCCATTTATTCGCCCGAGAACTTGTACCAAATTTTCATGGCGCGCACCTTCATCCATCAGGTAGAACTGGAGCGAGCCCGTGCGGCAGGCCTCCTCGCAGGCGTCGATGAATCCTGCGGATTACTACTCGATGATAGTTTGTGCGTTGAAAAATTGTGTGAATGTCGCAAAAATACTCCGTCAACGTCGCCAAAATTTCGCATCGCGAATGAACCTGCGATGCATAAAATACTAGATTTGATTGGAGACCTGAGTTTTATCTGTCCGGCCCTTCCGAGGGTCAGAATCGAAATCACCAACGGTGGGCACGTGTCCCATCGGCAAATTATGGAGAAAATCATTCCTTATGTCCATGCTGGAATCTTTACCCAAGTCTAA
- a CDS encoding L-threonylcarbamoyladenylate synthase produces MRFEVHPVNPQARIVKLAAAALEDDGLVLYPTESGYAIGCNAESPKAIHKLYALKKPMKKFFMALIIPDIRKATDYARVDNFAFNIMKPRVPGPYTFILPADPHIARRLDVKRPEIGVRMPTHPFFKELFQHFDKPILSTAAKLTEEEMYEPDEIWKTFEHSVDMMVDCGPIEINPTNIISLIGDQIEVIRGELLDP; encoded by the coding sequence ATGCGTTTTGAAGTTCATCCTGTTAATCCGCAAGCGCGAATCGTGAAGCTTGCAGCGGCCGCCCTCGAAGACGACGGCCTTGTTCTCTACCCTACTGAATCTGGTTATGCGATTGGCTGTAACGCCGAATCGCCCAAGGCCATCCACAAGCTTTACGCGCTCAAGAAGCCGATGAAGAAATTCTTCATGGCGCTCATCATTCCGGACATCCGCAAGGCGACCGACTACGCCCGCGTAGACAACTTTGCGTTCAACATCATGAAGCCGCGCGTACCTGGGCCGTACACGTTTATTTTGCCCGCCGACCCGCACATCGCCCGCCGTCTGGACGTCAAGCGCCCCGAAATCGGCGTGAGAATGCCGACGCACCCGTTCTTCAAGGAACTTTTCCAACATTTCGACAAGCCGATTCTGAGTACAGCAGCTAAGCTCACCGAAGAGGAAATGTACGAGCCAGATGAAATCTGGAAAACCTTCGAGCATTCTGTCGACATGATGGTCGACTGCGGCCCCATCGAAATCAATCCGACCAACATCATCAGTTTGATTGGCGACCAGATCGAAGTGATTCGTGGCGAACTGCTAGACCCGTAA
- the trmFO gene encoding methylenetetrahydrofolate--tRNA-(uracil(54)-C(5))-methyltransferase (FADH(2)-oxidizing) TrmFO, producing the protein MNERVRVIGGGLAGCEAALQLASRGFKVDLYEMRPVRQTPAHKDGHLAQLVCSNSFKALGITSAHGLLKQELTMLGSFLLDSAREAAVPAGDSLTVNRDIFSESVEKKIAESPNITLHREEVTSLEGDCPTLVAAGPLASDALADDIFKRLGSNRLHFFDAIAPVVETDSIDFDHAFYRNRWEKGETADFINCPLDKETYTEFVRKLCEAESTEPRPFEKNELFEGCLPVEEMARRGFETLRHGPMRPIGLGLGNNGKLWYAVIQLRAENKQKTLFNMVGFQTRLKWGTQKEIFTMVPALRNAKFARLGCMHRNTFIESPKFLDKTLRLRPDLECAKGIPPTWFAGQITGSEGYTEAVATGWYAAWNMAQTILHGHADPLPDESCIGSLMNRLVEENEDFQPMNFNFGLLPHHEGLKKKNKKEILAARAEESVRKWIADRKIV; encoded by the coding sequence ATGAATGAACGCGTACGTGTAATTGGTGGCGGCCTTGCTGGCTGCGAAGCGGCTTTGCAACTGGCTAGTCGCGGTTTTAAGGTGGACTTGTACGAAATGCGCCCGGTGCGGCAGACCCCTGCCCACAAGGACGGTCATTTGGCACAATTAGTTTGTTCCAACAGCTTCAAGGCGTTGGGCATTACATCTGCTCACGGTCTCTTGAAGCAGGAACTCACGATGCTCGGGAGCTTTCTGTTGGACTCTGCCCGCGAAGCGGCCGTGCCCGCAGGTGACTCGCTTACCGTCAACCGTGATATTTTCAGCGAATCGGTCGAAAAAAAGATTGCTGAATCACCCAACATCACGTTACACCGCGAAGAAGTTACGAGCCTCGAAGGCGACTGCCCCACTCTTGTAGCAGCAGGCCCCTTGGCTAGCGACGCTCTCGCCGATGACATTTTCAAACGCCTCGGCAGCAACCGTCTGCATTTTTTTGACGCCATCGCTCCGGTCGTCGAGACCGATAGCATTGACTTTGACCACGCCTTTTACCGCAACCGCTGGGAAAAGGGAGAAACGGCAGACTTTATCAACTGCCCGCTCGACAAGGAAACCTATACTGAATTTGTGCGCAAGCTCTGCGAAGCCGAAAGCACGGAACCTCGCCCGTTCGAAAAGAACGAACTGTTCGAAGGCTGCTTGCCGGTAGAAGAAATGGCCCGCCGCGGTTTCGAAACTCTCCGTCACGGCCCTATGCGCCCGATTGGCCTTGGCCTCGGCAACAACGGAAAATTGTGGTACGCCGTCATCCAGCTCCGCGCCGAAAACAAGCAAAAGACCTTGTTCAATATGGTGGGTTTCCAGACGCGCCTCAAGTGGGGCACGCAAAAGGAAATCTTCACGATGGTGCCGGCCTTGCGCAATGCGAAATTCGCACGCCTCGGCTGCATGCACCGCAACACCTTCATTGAATCGCCCAAGTTCCTGGACAAGACTCTCCGCCTGCGCCCCGATCTTGAATGTGCCAAGGGCATTCCGCCGACATGGTTTGCGGGCCAGATTACGGGTTCCGAAGGCTACACCGAAGCAGTGGCCACAGGTTGGTATGCCGCCTGGAACATGGCTCAGACGATTCTGCACGGGCACGCCGATCCGCTCCCCGACGAAAGTTGCATCGGTTCCTTGATGAACCGCCTTGTAGAAGAAAACGAAGACTTCCAGCCCATGAATTTCAACTTCGGGCTGCTCCCTCACCACGAAGGGCTCAAGAAGAAGAACAAGAAAGAAATTCTCGCCGCCCGCGCTGAAGAATCCGTTCGAAAGTGGATTGCGGATAGGAAGATAGTCTAG